In Primulina eburnea isolate SZY01 chromosome 5, ASM2296580v1, whole genome shotgun sequence, a single window of DNA contains:
- the LOC140832862 gene encoding mitochondrial inner membrane protease ATP23, which yields MADELSGNATSVGSSSEGRGGMTVDQCEKMIQKSFRTPTVKFLMEHLEKSGCSIGSNFIKAVNCDKQISGGYVRGEGIVVCSNQMQIQDEVNQVVIHELIHAYDDCRAENLDWTSCAHHACSEIRAGHLSGDCHYKRELLRGHMKLRGHEQDCVRRRVMQSVTANPYCSETAAKDAMEAVWDVCYNDTKPFDRAP from the exons ATGGCTGATGAGCTTAGTGGAAATGCAACCTCTGTTGGCTCATCTTCTGAGGGGCGTGGAGGCATGACAGTGGATCAGTGTGAGAAAATGATCCAGAAAAGCTTCAGAA CTCCAACAGTCAAGTTTCTTATGGAGCATCTGGAGAAATCTGGCTGTAGTATTGGAAGCAATTTCATAAAGGCTGTCAATTGCGATAAACAGATCAGTGGCGGTTATGTTCGTGGTGAAGGG ATAGTTGTATGCAGTAATCAAATGCAAATTCAAGATGAGGTGAACCAAGTTGTGATTCATGAGCTCATTCATGCGTATGATGACTGCCGTGCTGAAAATTTGGATTGGACGAGTTGCGCACATCATGCTTGCAGTGAG ATTCGAGCTGGTCATCTCAGTGGTGATTGCCATTACAAAAGGGAATTATTACGTGGTCACATGAAACTTCGTGGCCATGAGCAA GACTGTGTGAGGCGAAGAGTAATGCAATCAGTTACTGCGAACCCGTATTGCTCAGAAACTGCGGCTAAGGATGCCATGGAAGCTGTTTGGGATGTTTGCTACAATGATACGAAGCCGTTTGATAGAGCTCCCTGA